In the Sporichthyaceae bacterium genome, one interval contains:
- the ftsW gene encoding putative lipid II flippase FtsW: MTIPSVRPAARPADVPPIAVANVPQAQRISVGAALRALDRPLTSYYLVLIASLLLVALGTVMVFSASSVEALRHQGSVFAIARKQVIWVALGLPLMWLTARTPARVFRRLAFPSLVVVLMLLCAVLVIGRRVNGNRNWIHLFGPFEIQPSEAAKLALVVFGAHVLARKQKWLTRPMHLCVPLLPVAAVVIGLVVVGHDLGTSIVLLAILVALLFFVGTPMRYFTTLGSGVLAMVLMLIATDPNRMRRVGSFLHPFATYEGAGWQGAQSIFGLSSGGLTGVGLGASREKWGYLPEAHTDFIYAIIGEELGLIGALGVLILFGALIFAGFRIAARSRDMFTTLAAASITTWIAVQALVNMGAVLGVLPITGIPLPLVSYGGSALLPTLCALGMLLSFARSEPGAAAALAARKAKFGHSPMERLRVRRGRRTPSRRGRFGRRSPA; this comes from the coding sequence GTGACGATCCCGAGCGTGCGCCCCGCAGCGCGTCCGGCAGACGTTCCGCCGATCGCCGTGGCGAACGTGCCGCAGGCGCAACGGATCAGCGTCGGGGCTGCACTGCGGGCCCTGGACCGGCCCCTGACCTCCTACTACCTGGTGCTGATCGCCAGCCTGCTCCTGGTCGCGCTGGGCACCGTGATGGTGTTCTCGGCCTCCAGCGTGGAGGCCCTGCGCCACCAGGGTTCGGTGTTCGCCATCGCCCGCAAGCAGGTCATCTGGGTGGCGCTCGGACTGCCGCTGATGTGGCTGACGGCACGCACGCCGGCCCGGGTGTTCCGGCGCCTGGCGTTCCCGTCGTTGGTGGTCGTGCTGATGCTGTTGTGCGCCGTGCTGGTCATCGGCCGCCGCGTCAACGGAAACCGCAACTGGATCCATTTGTTCGGCCCGTTCGAGATCCAGCCGTCCGAGGCGGCCAAGCTGGCACTGGTCGTGTTCGGCGCCCACGTGCTCGCCCGCAAGCAGAAATGGCTGACCCGGCCGATGCACCTGTGCGTGCCACTGCTGCCGGTGGCTGCGGTGGTCATCGGTCTGGTCGTGGTGGGCCACGACCTCGGTACCTCGATCGTGCTGCTCGCGATCCTGGTCGCACTGCTGTTCTTCGTCGGCACCCCGATGCGGTACTTCACCACGCTCGGTTCCGGTGTGCTCGCAATGGTGCTCATGCTGATCGCCACCGACCCGAACCGGATGCGCCGGGTCGGCTCGTTCCTGCACCCGTTCGCGACGTACGAAGGCGCCGGTTGGCAGGGCGCGCAGAGCATCTTCGGGCTGTCCTCCGGTGGGCTCACCGGGGTCGGGCTGGGGGCCAGCCGCGAGAAGTGGGGCTACCTGCCCGAGGCGCACACCGACTTCATCTACGCGATCATCGGCGAGGAGCTCGGCCTGATCGGCGCGCTCGGCGTGCTGATCCTTTTCGGTGCCCTGATCTTCGCCGGCTTCCGGATTGCGGCCCGCAGTCGCGACATGTTCACCACGCTGGCCGCGGCCTCGATCACCACCTGGATCGCGGTGCAGGCCCTGGTCAACATGGGTGCGGTGCTCGGTGTCCTGCCGATCACCGGGATCCCGCTGCCGCTGGTCTCCTACGGCGGTTCGGCCTTGCTGCCGACGTTGTGCGCGCTCGGGATGCTGTTGTCGTTCGCCCGATCGGAGCCCGGCGCGGCCGCGGCGCTGGCTGCCCGGAAGGCCAAGTTCGGGCACAGCCCGATGGAACGTCTGCGGGTCCGCCGCGGCCGGAGGACGCCGAGTCGTCGCGGTCGATTCGGCCGGCGCTCGCCCGCGTGA
- a CDS encoding UDP-N-acetylglucosamine--N-acetylmuramyl-(pentapeptide) pyrophosphoryl-undecaprenol N-acetylglucosamine transferase has translation MHVVLAAGGTAGHIEPALALADALRRRDPGIGITVLGTATGMENTLVPARGYPVAHVPRVPLPRKPSADLLRLPPRVIGAYRTAKDVLRELKADALVGFGGYVCVPAYLAARSAGLPIVVHEANTPAGIANRIGARLTDFVATTARADDLPHGRVIGLPLRRSIATLDRPATRAAAAAHFGLQPDLPTLLIFGGSQGARSLNTAGGAAAAGLSEAGIQVLHAVGRDNWASRGSLFPTVGPSEPNEDAATVTVPFVEGAAPYVIVPYLERMDLAYAAADVALCRSGAMTCAELAAVGLPAWYVPLPIGNGEQRRNALPLVEAGGGGIVEDAALDAAWMMANLVPLLKDPDRVAAMSQAAATHGRRDADEGLADLLMEAVAAKGRPS, from the coding sequence ATGCACGTCGTCCTGGCCGCCGGTGGTACGGCGGGTCACATCGAACCCGCCCTGGCACTGGCCGACGCGCTCCGTCGCCGCGACCCCGGGATCGGCATCACCGTGCTCGGCACGGCGACCGGGATGGAGAACACCCTGGTCCCGGCCCGCGGCTACCCGGTCGCCCACGTGCCGCGGGTCCCCCTGCCGCGCAAACCGAGCGCCGACCTGCTGCGGCTGCCGCCCCGGGTGATCGGGGCCTACCGGACCGCCAAGGACGTGCTGCGCGAACTGAAGGCCGACGCCCTGGTCGGCTTCGGCGGTTACGTCTGCGTGCCCGCCTACCTGGCGGCGCGCTCGGCGGGGCTGCCGATCGTCGTCCACGAGGCCAACACCCCGGCCGGGATCGCCAACCGCATCGGGGCCCGGTTGACGGACTTCGTCGCGACCACGGCCCGGGCCGACGACCTGCCCCACGGGCGGGTCATCGGGCTGCCGCTGCGGCGCAGCATCGCGACCCTGGACCGTCCGGCGACCCGCGCCGCGGCGGCCGCCCACTTCGGGCTGCAACCGGACCTGCCGACCCTGCTGATCTTCGGCGGTTCGCAGGGCGCCCGCAGTCTGAACACGGCCGGCGGCGCGGCCGCCGCTGGGTTGAGCGAGGCCGGGATCCAGGTGCTGCACGCGGTCGGGCGCGACAACTGGGCGAGCCGGGGTTCACTGTTCCCGACGGTCGGACCGAGCGAGCCGAATGAGGACGCAGCCACGGTGACCGTCCCGTTCGTCGAAGGTGCTGCGCCTTACGTGATCGTGCCCTACCTGGAACGGATGGACCTGGCGTACGCCGCCGCCGACGTCGCCCTGTGCCGCAGCGGCGCGATGACCTGCGCCGAACTCGCGGCGGTCGGGCTACCGGCCTGGTACGTCCCGCTGCCGATCGGCAACGGCGAGCAGCGCCGCAACGCCCTGCCGCTGGTGGAGGCCGGCGGTGGTGGGATCGTCGAGGACGCCGCGCTGGACGCGGCGTGGATGATGGCGAACCTGGTCCCGTTGCTGAAGGATCCGGACCGGGTCGCAGCGATGAGCCAGGCCGCGGCCACGCACGGTCGTCGCGACGCCGACGAGGGACTTGCGGACTTGCTGATGGAAGCGGTTGCGGCGAAGGGTCGGCCATCGTGA
- the murC gene encoding UDP-N-acetylmuramate--L-alanine ligase: MSEQRELAMTAAEVPAADKLGRVHFVGIGGAGMSGIARILLARGVSVSGSDAKDSTALAALRALGATVHVGHDAEHLGRADTVVVSTAIRPTNPEYTAAREAGLRMLPRAAALASVMAGRRAVAVAGTHGKTTTTSMLTVALQHCGADPSFAIGGSLNESGANAHDGSGDVFVAEADESDGSFLLYTPHAAIVTNVEADHLDHYGTGAAVEQAFVDFAARVEPGGFLVLCADDPGARRLGTIAVANGIDVRTYGRSDDADMRLEGLAVRAGGYEFEPVANGRRLGPVQLQVPGAHNALNAAAALSVGLGLGFPAGELREGLAGFTGTRRRFELKGLVSGVRVYDDYAHHPTELEAVLRAAREVVGEGKGRLIAAFQPHRYSRTAAFAREMGMALGLADRVVVMDVYAAGEDAIPGVTGASVAAAVPLPSGDVAFEPSWTQVAARLVDAAEPGDLVLTLGAGDITMIGPEVLNLLGEKA, translated from the coding sequence GTGAGCGAGCAACGTGAGCTCGCGATGACGGCGGCCGAGGTCCCCGCTGCCGACAAGCTGGGCCGGGTCCACTTCGTCGGCATCGGCGGCGCCGGCATGTCCGGCATCGCCCGCATCCTGTTGGCCCGCGGGGTCTCCGTCTCCGGCAGCGACGCGAAGGACTCAACCGCGCTGGCGGCGCTGCGGGCGCTCGGCGCGACCGTCCACGTCGGGCACGACGCCGAGCACCTCGGTCGGGCCGACACCGTGGTGGTCTCCACCGCGATCCGGCCGACCAACCCGGAGTACACCGCGGCCCGCGAGGCGGGCCTGCGGATGCTGCCCCGCGCGGCGGCGCTGGCATCGGTGATGGCCGGGCGCCGCGCGGTCGCCGTGGCCGGCACCCACGGCAAGACCACGACGACCTCGATGCTGACTGTCGCGCTGCAGCACTGCGGGGCGGACCCGTCCTTCGCGATCGGCGGCAGCCTCAACGAGTCCGGCGCCAACGCCCACGACGGCAGTGGCGACGTGTTCGTGGCCGAGGCCGACGAGAGCGACGGGTCGTTCCTGCTCTACACGCCGCACGCGGCGATCGTGACCAATGTCGAGGCCGACCACCTCGATCATTACGGCACCGGTGCGGCCGTCGAGCAGGCGTTCGTGGACTTCGCCGCGCGGGTCGAGCCCGGCGGCTTCCTGGTCCTCTGCGCCGACGACCCCGGCGCTCGTCGGCTCGGCACGATCGCCGTGGCCAACGGCATCGACGTCCGGACCTACGGCCGTAGCGACGACGCCGACATGCGCCTGGAGGGCCTGGCCGTGCGGGCCGGTGGATACGAGTTCGAGCCGGTCGCCAACGGCCGCCGCCTCGGGCCGGTCCAGCTCCAGGTGCCCGGCGCGCACAACGCGCTGAACGCCGCGGCCGCGCTGTCGGTCGGGCTCGGCCTCGGCTTCCCGGCCGGCGAACTGCGCGAGGGCCTGGCCGGGTTCACCGGCACCCGGCGCCGGTTCGAGCTGAAGGGCCTCGTCTCCGGCGTCCGTGTCTACGACGACTACGCCCACCACCCGACCGAACTCGAGGCCGTCCTGCGTGCGGCTCGCGAGGTCGTGGGCGAGGGGAAGGGCCGGCTGATCGCCGCCTTCCAGCCACATCGGTACTCGCGCACTGCGGCGTTCGCCAGGGAGATGGGCATGGCGCTGGGCTTGGCCGACCGGGTGGTGGTGATGGACGTGTACGCAGCGGGCGAGGACGCGATCCCGGGTGTCACCGGGGCCTCGGTGGCCGCGGCGGTGCCGCTGCCGTCCGGAGACGTGGCCTTCGAACCGTCCTGGACGCAGGTCGCGGCTCGGCTGGTCGACGCCGCCGAGCCCGGCGACCTCGTGCTCACCCTCGGCGCGGGCGACATCACGATGATCGGCCCCGAGGTCCTCAACCTCTTGGGGGAGAAGGCATGA
- a CDS encoding FtsQ-type POTRA domain-containing protein, protein MSPRSVTAARPSTPAAAVAATARAAAAAKARRRTRWLRFGLVLLVLAALGAIVWAACFSSLLAVRSIKVVGTERVDPAEVLRVAHVPTGGSEILLDTNAPAARVRELPAVAAVHLERQLLHTVRIVVTERTPAMVLETPAGKRLVDATGVVFANEDGNHPDLPVVRTSLSDLPAGTLTAITGMLAALPATVRPDVSVIRADSPDDMSVELTDGRVIIWGDSSRPVLKAHVLTILLGRNGRTYDVSSPEAPAIAKP, encoded by the coding sequence ATGAGCCCGCGCTCGGTCACCGCGGCACGGCCGTCGACGCCGGCCGCGGCGGTGGCCGCCACCGCCCGCGCGGCAGCAGCGGCCAAGGCGCGCCGGCGTACCAGGTGGCTGCGGTTCGGGCTGGTCCTGCTGGTCCTGGCGGCGCTGGGCGCGATCGTCTGGGCGGCTTGCTTCTCGTCGTTGCTCGCGGTGCGCAGCATCAAGGTGGTCGGCACGGAACGCGTCGACCCGGCTGAGGTGCTGCGGGTCGCCCACGTGCCGACCGGTGGTTCGGAGATCCTGCTGGACACCAACGCCCCGGCGGCCCGGGTGCGGGAACTGCCGGCGGTCGCCGCGGTGCACCTGGAACGGCAGTTGTTGCACACGGTGCGGATCGTCGTCACCGAGCGCACGCCGGCGATGGTGCTGGAGACCCCGGCCGGCAAGCGCCTGGTCGACGCCACCGGCGTGGTCTTCGCCAACGAGGACGGCAATCACCCCGACCTGCCGGTCGTCCGCACCTCCCTGTCCGACCTGCCGGCCGGCACGCTGACCGCGATCACGGGCATGCTCGCGGCCTTGCCCGCGACCGTCCGGCCCGACGTCTCGGTGATCCGGGCGGACTCCCCGGACGACATGTCGGTGGAGCTGACCGACGGCCGGGTGATCATCTGGGGCGACTCGAGCCGGCCGGTGCTCAAGGCCCACGTGCTGACGATCCTGCTGGGGCGCAACGGGCGGACGTACGACGTCAGCTCACCTGAGGCCCCGGCGATCGCCAAGCCTTGA
- the ftsZ gene encoding cell division protein FtsZ, translated as MPAPQNYLAVIKVVGIGGGGVNAINRMIEVGLKGVEFIAINTDAQALLMSDADVKLDVGRELTRGLGAGANPEVGRKAAEDHRDEIEEVLRGADMVFVTAGEGGGTGTGGAPVVANIARSLGALTIGVVTRPFNFEGRRRAGQAEDGIQRLREEVDTLIVIPNDRLLSISDMQVSVLDAFKSADQVLLSGVQGITDLITTPGLINLDFADVKSVMSGAGSALMGIGSARGDNRAIEAAEAAISSPLLESSIEGARGVLLSISGGSNLGLFEINHAAQLVAEVAHPEANIIFGAVIDDALGDEARVTVIAAGFDAAVPPEFADHYKRRQEQTQSESMEAAEPVADRAPMPAPREHERPAERAQREPDRAPYREPERVMRREGVRVEAGRGVPTRRPVEGKDDLDVPDFMR; from the coding sequence GTGCCAGCTCCGCAGAACTACCTCGCAGTGATCAAGGTTGTCGGCATCGGCGGCGGCGGCGTCAACGCCATCAACCGCATGATCGAGGTCGGGCTCAAGGGTGTGGAGTTCATCGCGATCAACACTGACGCGCAGGCGCTGCTGATGAGCGACGCCGACGTCAAGTTGGACGTGGGCCGCGAACTCACCCGCGGTCTGGGCGCCGGGGCCAACCCGGAGGTGGGCCGTAAGGCCGCCGAGGACCACCGCGACGAGATCGAAGAGGTGCTCCGCGGTGCGGACATGGTCTTCGTAACCGCCGGCGAGGGCGGTGGCACCGGCACCGGCGGTGCTCCGGTCGTCGCGAACATCGCCCGCTCGCTGGGGGCGCTGACGATCGGCGTGGTCACCCGTCCGTTCAACTTCGAGGGTCGCCGCCGGGCCGGTCAGGCCGAGGACGGCATCCAGCGCCTGCGCGAGGAGGTCGACACCCTCATCGTGATCCCGAACGACCGACTGCTGTCGATCTCCGACATGCAGGTCAGCGTCCTGGATGCGTTCAAGTCCGCCGACCAGGTGCTGCTGTCCGGCGTCCAGGGCATCACCGACCTGATCACCACCCCGGGCCTGATCAACCTCGACTTCGCCGACGTGAAGTCGGTGATGTCCGGGGCCGGCTCGGCGCTCATGGGTATCGGCTCGGCCCGCGGCGACAACCGCGCGATCGAGGCCGCCGAGGCGGCGATCTCCTCGCCGCTGCTGGAGTCCTCCATCGAGGGCGCCCGTGGCGTGCTGCTGTCGATCTCCGGCGGGTCGAACCTCGGCCTGTTCGAGATCAACCACGCCGCCCAACTGGTCGCCGAGGTTGCGCACCCCGAGGCGAACATCATCTTCGGCGCGGTGATCGACGACGCGCTCGGCGACGAGGCCCGGGTCACCGTGATCGCGGCCGGGTTCGACGCGGCCGTGCCGCCCGAGTTCGCCGACCACTACAAGCGGCGCCAGGAACAGACGCAGTCCGAGTCGATGGAGGCGGCCGAGCCGGTCGCCGACCGCGCCCCGATGCCCGCCCCGCGCGAGCACGAGCGCCCCGCCGAGCGGGCGCAGCGTGAGCCGGACCGGGCTCCGTACCGGGAGCCGGAGCGGGTCATGCGCCGAGAGGGCGTCCGGGTCGAGGCCGGTCGGGGCGTTCCGACCCGTCGTCCCGTCGAGGGCAAGGACGACCTGGACGTCCCGGACTTCATGCGCTGA
- the pgeF gene encoding peptidoglycan editing factor PgeF, producing MLPLLTPACPTGVRAVFTTRAGGASLPPYAELNLGDHVGDGPGTVRENRARVAAALGLAADRLVFAEQVHGVCVALLDGSVAVPPIADALVTRTFDLALVVMVADCVPVLLADPEAAVVACAHAGRKGVAAGVVPAAVQAMLDCGARPEAITGWLGPAIDGCCYAVPADMAAEVADAAPGTVTYGGRTRTGEFGLDLRDGVTAQLAALGVERVMRVGGCANDDPDFFSYRRDGTTGRFAGLVWLTGAKDARS from the coding sequence ATGCTCCCGCTGCTGACCCCCGCCTGCCCGACCGGCGTGCGGGCGGTGTTCACGACCCGGGCCGGTGGGGCGAGCCTCCCGCCGTACGCGGAGCTGAATCTCGGTGATCACGTGGGCGACGGCCCGGGCACGGTTCGCGAGAACCGGGCCCGGGTCGCTGCCGCGCTCGGCCTGGCTGCCGACCGGCTGGTGTTCGCCGAGCAGGTCCACGGCGTCTGTGTGGCGCTGCTCGACGGCTCGGTCGCAGTGCCGCCGATCGCCGACGCGCTGGTCACGCGGACCTTCGACCTGGCCCTGGTGGTCATGGTCGCGGACTGCGTCCCGGTCCTGCTGGCCGATCCGGAGGCCGCGGTGGTGGCCTGCGCGCATGCCGGCCGGAAGGGCGTCGCGGCCGGCGTGGTGCCCGCTGCGGTGCAGGCGATGCTCGACTGTGGCGCCCGACCTGAGGCGATCACCGGCTGGCTGGGCCCGGCCATCGACGGCTGCTGCTACGCCGTGCCCGCCGACATGGCGGCCGAGGTGGCCGACGCTGCGCCGGGCACCGTCACCTACGGCGGACGTACCCGAACGGGTGAGTTCGGGCTGGACCTGCGCGACGGTGTGACTGCGCAGTTGGCTGCTCTGGGCGTGGAGCGGGTGATGCGGGTCGGTGGTTGCGCCAACGACGACCCCGACTTCTTCTCCTACCGTCGCGACGGCACCACCGGGCGCTTCGCGGGCCTGGTGTGGCTGACCGGAGCGAAGGACGCGCGATCATGA
- a CDS encoding YggS family pyridoxal phosphate-dependent enzyme, whose amino-acid sequence MAELAANFAQVQARIAAAATSCGRDPEEITLIAVTKTWPASDVARLSELGIVDFAENREAETAAKVAECAAAGLSGLVWHFVGQVQTNKARSVAEHVDVVQSVDRERLVDALVAACERAGRSIDVLVQVDLDPAAAEAGFRSRGGALPESVPGLCAAVAVAPGLRLRGLMAVAPLGEDPDPAFARLARCAASVQVAHPAADWISAGMSGDLEAAIAHGATHVRVGSGLLGTRSISR is encoded by the coding sequence ATGGCGGAACTCGCGGCCAACTTTGCACAAGTGCAGGCCCGCATCGCCGCGGCCGCCACGTCGTGCGGCCGCGATCCGGAAGAGATCACCCTGATCGCGGTCACCAAGACGTGGCCTGCCTCGGACGTCGCCCGGCTGTCCGAGCTGGGCATCGTCGACTTCGCCGAGAACCGCGAGGCCGAGACCGCGGCCAAGGTTGCCGAGTGCGCCGCGGCCGGGCTGTCCGGCCTGGTGTGGCACTTCGTCGGCCAGGTGCAGACGAACAAGGCCCGCTCGGTCGCCGAGCACGTCGACGTGGTGCAGTCGGTGGACCGGGAGCGTCTGGTCGACGCCCTGGTCGCGGCCTGCGAACGGGCCGGCCGCAGCATCGACGTGCTTGTCCAGGTCGACCTGGACCCGGCCGCGGCAGAAGCCGGGTTCCGTAGCCGCGGGGGTGCGCTGCCGGAGTCGGTACCGGGTTTGTGTGCCGCTGTCGCGGTCGCTCCGGGCCTGCGCCTGCGGGGGCTGATGGCCGTTGCTCCGTTGGGGGAGGACCCCGATCCGGCGTTCGCCCGGTTGGCCCGATGCGCGGCCTCGGTGCAGGTCGCACACCCCGCCGCGGACTGGATCTCGGCGGGGATGAGCGGCGATCTGGAGGCCGCGATCGCCCACGGGGCGACACATGTGCGTGTCGGCTCCGGGTTGCTCGGTACGAGGTCAATCAGCCGATAG